In Insulibacter thermoxylanivorax, the genomic stretch TTCGCATAAGCGGCAAACAAGGCTATATCCTGTTGGAAGAGATGAATCCGTCGATCAAACAGATCATGGCGGAGTTGGCGGAACACGAGCATATCTATGACAGCTTCATCACTCCTGATCATGCGCTGAACCTCGTTACTGAGGACAGCTTGATCGTGATCGTCGATACGCATAAGGCCTCGATGCTTGCTGAACCGCGTATCTTGAACCATACGAAACGCATCGTCGTCATCGACCACCATCGCCGGGGCGAGGAGTTTATCGATGAAGCGGTGCTGATCTATATCGAACCGTATGCTTCATCGACGAGTGAGCTGGTGACGGAGCTCCTGCAGTATTTCCATGAGCGCATGAAGCTGGACCCCATCGAAGCGGCAGCTTTGATGGCGGGCATCGTGGTCGATACGAAGAACTTCACGCTCAAGGCGGGTTCCCGCACCTTCGAAGCGGCTTCTTTCCTGCGCCGCAATGGTGCTGACCCGGCTATGACGCAGAATCTGCTCAAAGAAAGTTTAGAAGACTATATTCAAAAATCCGAGATCATCAAAAATGCCGAGGTCATCTATGACCATATCGCCATCTCAGCTACGGATCCCGGCTATCGATGCACGCAGCTCGTCATTGCCCGGGCCGCGGATACGCTGCTGAATATGTCGGGGATCTATGCCTCGTTTGTGATCAGCGAGCTGCCGGACGGCCGTATCGGCATCAGTGCGCGCTCCTCGGGCAAGATCAACGTGCAGGTGATCATGGAACGCTTGGGCGGGGGCGGGCATCTGACGAATGCGGCGGCACAGCTGGATGGCACCGTCGACGAAGTTAAGGAGCGGCTTATGCAAGTGCTGGCAGATATCGAAGCAGAGGAGGGGCTTTTCGAATGAAGGTCATATTCTTAAAGGATGTTAAAGGACAAGGCAAGAAGGGCGAAGTGAAAGAAGTCTCTGAGGGATATGCGCGCAATTTTCTCATTCCGCGCGGTCTGGCAACCGTGGCCAATGAGAGCAATCTGAAGCAGCTGGATCAGTTGAACAAAGCTGAGCAGCGCCGCAAGGAGCAGGAGAAGGCCGAGGCGGAGCAGCTGGCCGGCAAGTTAAAGGACGTCACCTTGAAGTTCAAGGTCAAAGCGGGTGAAGGCGGCCGGTTGTTCGGGTCCGTAACCAACAAGCAGATCGCTGATGAACTGGGTAAGCAAGGTTACAAAATCGATCGCCGCAAGATTCTCTTGGATGATCCGATCCGTACTTTGGGTGTGACGAAGGTGGAGATCAGACTGCATCCAGATGTTACGGCCGTGGTGAATGTTCAGGTGTCTGAATAGTGATGAGTGAGTAGCATCTGCAAAGGGGAAGCGTAGGATGAATGGGGAATTATTAGCCGGCCGCGTGCCGCCGCAGAATATCGAAGCGGAACAAGCGGTGCTGGGTGCGATCTTACTCGACGGTGAAGCGCTGACCGTGGCGCAGGAACGAATCCGAGCAGAGGATTTCTATCGGACGGCCCACCAGCGGATCTTCGAAGCGATGGAAGAGTTGACGGAAGAGAACGAACCCGTCGATCTCGTCACGCTGACCGCGCGGCTGCAGGATAAACAGCTGTTGGAGGAGGTCGGCGGGGTCAGCTACTTGAGCGAGCTTGCCAATGCGGTGCCGACTGCGGCGAACGTGGATTACTATGCCGCGATCATCGAGGAGAAAGCGATGCTCCGCAGACTGATTCGCGAAGCCACGGAGATCATCACGCACGGCTACTCGGGAACCGAGGATGTTACAGAACTGCTGAGTGAGGCGGAACGCCGCATCCTCGACATCTCGAATCGCAAGCATACCGGGTTTATCCCGATTAAGGATGCGCTGATGGAAGTGTTTGAACGCATCGAATATCTCCATTCGAATCACGGCGGTACGACCGGCGTGCCTTCGGGTTTCATCGATCTCGATAAGATGACCTCCGGCTTCCAGAAGAGCGACCTCATCATCGTCGCTGCCCGTCCGTCCGTTGGGAAGACGGCCTTCGCTTTGAATATCGCGCAGAATGTCGGCGTTCGCGCGAAGGAGACGGTCGCGATCTTCAGCCTCGAGATGTCGGCAGCGCAGCTGGTGCAGCGGATGATCTGCGCTGAAGCGAATGTCGATGCGGGGCGCATGCGCACCGGTTACTTGGAGCCTGAGGACTGGGAGAAAGTGACGATGGCGATCAGTGCCATGGCGGAAGCGCCGATCTTCATCGATGATTCGGCGACGCTGACGGTGGCGGATATTCGCGCAAAGTGCCGGAGGTTGAAGAAGGAACACGGCTTGGGTCTCGTCGTCATCGATTACCTGCAGTTGATTCAAGGCCGCGGCAGAGGAGCCGAGAACCGGCAGCAGGAAGTTTCCGAGATCTCGCGGACGCTGAAGCAGATCGCTCGTGAGCTGGAGGTGCCGGTGATCGCTCTCTCGCAGCTGAGCCGGAGCGTTGAGCAGCGGCAGGACAAGCGTCCGATGATGTCCGACCTAAGGGAATCCGGTTCGATCGAGCAGGATGCGGATATCGTGGCGTTCCTCTATCGCGATGACTATTACAATCAAGATTCAGATCGACAGAATATCATCGAGATCATCATCGCCAAGCAGCGTAATGGTCCGGTAGGCACTGTTGAACTTGCTTTCCTAAAGAACTTCAATAAGTTCGTCAATCTCGATCGTTCCCACCAAGATGCCGCAGCTGCGGGGATGTAAGTCGAGGGCATGCGGATGACGGGATGACGGTCAGACTACTGTGATCATGAATCGCTGCAGCAGAAGCGAACTGCACCCCATGGGTTAGATCGGCAGAACCCATGGGGTGCAGTTCTTTGATTTGATAAAAATAGTCCGTAAGGGGTTATGAATATCCCAACCTGGAAATAATGAGTAATGCTGCTTAGCTTATCAATAATCGATGTGATTCAACAAGGTGGGGTATCATTGGTACGAAAATGGAGCCGCTGGTTGGTTCGCAATCTGATCACCGCAGTGTTTGTGAGCTTTCTTACGGTGATTGTAACGATGAATATGATCGAGATCTATATGAATCGTCTGCTGGATCGGGCCGCTGTTCTTGAAGAGAAGCGCGTGGAGCTGGATGAATTGTTAGCCCATCTCAGCGGCATCTCAGCGGCCAAACATAGGCAAGGGGATCTGACGCTGTGGGAGCGTATTACACAGGATGATGGAGAGACGGCTGCAGAGCTAAACGATGTTTCGGTAGAGGATGGCAGAGAGGGTGCGGATGCGAATTCCGGAGATGAGGTTTCGAGCACGGGGGATCCCGGGGAGTTCGAAGAGCAGGATCTTGCGGATGCGATTCCGGTATTCGGCTATCTGGATCTCTATGAGGACGCGGCAGGCGATGAACTGGTCATGTCCGCGGAAGAATTCGTGATGAAACAAGAGAACATGTCAGAGGAGGACAAGCTGGCGGTCTTCTCGATCCTGTTCAGCAAGGTTCCGCAGCATGAATTCCAGCAAATGTCTTATTATCTGGAAGATGGGCTGACTGCAGGTGAAATAAAGGAGATTTATAAGATATTTGACAGGTATTTGTCAGAGGAAGAGATACGAGAATTGGCCAACATCCTCCAAAAATATGAATAATTCATGATTGTTTCTCCAATGTAAGCGTTTAACCGTTGAAACTTTTCTATAAGCTGTGGTAAAGTATAATGCAGATGAAATTCGGGCTTCGTCCGACGAGGAGAAAGGTTTCAATTTAAACTGTTTGCGGGGAGACGGGCATGAATAATCTATGGGGAAAGATCCGGAACCACGCTTTGACCGCCAAGCTTAACTCCGCGGTAACCAGCGTTGTATCTGGACTCAATCGGCATAAGATGCCAATCATTAAAGGTGTCGCCGCAGCTGCCTTGATCGGCGGGCTGACGGTGGCAGGACATGAATATGTGAAGGCGAATACGAACGAGATCTATCATGTCTATTTTGCAGATGAACATATCGGAACGGTAAGTGATCCAGAAGTTGTAGAGGAATATGTCATAGAGAAGACGCGGGAGATCGTCGCTGCGAATCCTCACGCACATATGGTTGTGAACTCCGACGAGATCTCTTTCCAGAAGGAGAAGAAGTACAAAGGCGAGACCGATGATGAAGCAGCTCTAACGCAGCTGGCAGGGAAACTCACGGCCACGGCGATTGGCGTAGAACTCATCATCGACGGCAAAGTCTATGCAATAGTCAAGGATCAGGAGACGGTGGACCAGATCCTTGCTCAAGTGGCGAACAAGTACATACCGGAAACCGAGCAGCAACGCTCCGGTGACGTGCAGATCTTATCCGTACATAACGAAGAAGAAGAACAAGCTGAGTTAATGTCGATCGATTTCGTCGAAGAAGTGGCTACGAAGACGGTAGAGACGGATCCAGAAGCGATCGAATCCATAGAATCTGTGCTTGAGAGAATCGAGACCGGCGGTGTGAAGCCGACGAAGTATATCGTCAAAGAAGGTGACACGATCCTCGGCATAGCACGCAAGTTCGGTCTTACGGCACAGCAGATCTACGATCGCAATCCGTGGATCGTGGATGATTTCTTGCAAATCGGCGACGAGCTGGATCTGACGGTGCTGCAGCCGGATCTTACGGTGCGCACCGAGGAACAAGTGGTAGAAGAGGTACCGATCCGCTACGAGACGGAATATATCGAAGACCCGAATCTGCGCAAGGGCAGAACGGTAGTCGTTACGCCCGGCGTGGACGGTTTGAAGAAGGTCACTTATCTCGTCACGAAGATTAACGGCGAGATGATCAAGGAAGAACTGATGCATGAGGAAGTGCTGCAAGAACCGGTGAAGGCCGTGGTCAAACGCGGTACGCTTGTGGTCAAGGGCGTGGGCACCGGAAACTTCTCGTGGCCGGTATCGAATGCGAAGATTACGAGTAAGTATGGTCCGCGTTGGGGCAGAACTCACCGCGGCATCGACATCGTGTCGAAGAATCGCGATATCAAGGCTGCGGACAGCGGCAAGGTGATCTTCGCGGGCACGGAGAGCAGCTATGGCAAAGTCGTGAAGATCGATCATGGCAACGGTTATGTCACGGTGTATGCACACCTCAGCTCGATCAATGTGAAGAAGGGCGAGGCCGTGCAGAAGGGGGACAAGATCGGTGTGATGGGCAACACCGGTAACTCCACAGGGGTCCACCTGCATTTTGAGATCATCAAGAATGGCAAGCATCAGAATCCGTTAAGCTATCTGAACTAACGATTGGAATTCAACAGAACTTGGTAGAAGGAATTTTCTCAGAAGGGATTTATCTATAGATTACTTATAGAGTTAGTTGGAAATAGGAGAAGAGACTCATCCTCTTAGGGCATCGAGTTAGGTGCCGGGAGGAGGGTCTCTTTTTTGATATGTAATTTCACCCGCAGGCAGAATGACCAGGTGTTTTATGATAATATGAAAGAAATGAAACTTCTTGGAGCATGGTCGATTAATTATTAGATATAAAGATTAGGGCAGGTGTTATAAGGGTGGTCTCTCTGGGGCGTATATTAGTGGTCGATGACGAGAAGCCAATCGCAGATATACTGAAATTTAACCTTGAGAAAGAAGGCTATGAAGTAATCTGTGCCTTCGACGGCGATACGGCGGTTCAGCTGGCTTACTCGGAAGAGCCGGATCTGATCCTGCTGGACTTGATGTTGCCCGTTAAGGACGGGATGGATGTATGCCG encodes the following:
- the rplI gene encoding 50S ribosomal protein L9 is translated as MKVIFLKDVKGQGKKGEVKEVSEGYARNFLIPRGLATVANESNLKQLDQLNKAEQRRKEQEKAEAEQLAGKLKDVTLKFKVKAGEGGRLFGSVTNKQIADELGKQGYKIDRRKILLDDPIRTLGVTKVEIRLHPDVTAVVNVQVSE
- the dnaB gene encoding replicative DNA helicase, coding for MNGELLAGRVPPQNIEAEQAVLGAILLDGEALTVAQERIRAEDFYRTAHQRIFEAMEELTEENEPVDLVTLTARLQDKQLLEEVGGVSYLSELANAVPTAANVDYYAAIIEEKAMLRRLIREATEIITHGYSGTEDVTELLSEAERRILDISNRKHTGFIPIKDALMEVFERIEYLHSNHGGTTGVPSGFIDLDKMTSGFQKSDLIIVAARPSVGKTAFALNIAQNVGVRAKETVAIFSLEMSAAQLVQRMICAEANVDAGRMRTGYLEPEDWEKVTMAISAMAEAPIFIDDSATLTVADIRAKCRRLKKEHGLGLVVIDYLQLIQGRGRGAENRQQEVSEISRTLKQIARELEVPVIALSQLSRSVEQRQDKRPMMSDLRESGSIEQDADIVAFLYRDDYYNQDSDRQNIIEIIIAKQRNGPVGTVELAFLKNFNKFVNLDRSHQDAAAAGM
- a CDS encoding M23 family metallopeptidase, whose protein sequence is MPIIKGVAAAALIGGLTVAGHEYVKANTNEIYHVYFADEHIGTVSDPEVVEEYVIEKTREIVAANPHAHMVVNSDEISFQKEKKYKGETDDEAALTQLAGKLTATAIGVELIIDGKVYAIVKDQETVDQILAQVANKYIPETEQQRSGDVQILSVHNEEEEQAELMSIDFVEEVATKTVETDPEAIESIESVLERIETGGVKPTKYIVKEGDTILGIARKFGLTAQQIYDRNPWIVDDFLQIGDELDLTVLQPDLTVRTEEQVVEEVPIRYETEYIEDPNLRKGRTVVVTPGVDGLKKVTYLVTKINGEMIKEELMHEEVLQEPVKAVVKRGTLVVKGVGTGNFSWPVSNAKITSKYGPRWGRTHRGIDIVSKNRDIKAADSGKVIFAGTESSYGKVVKIDHGNGYVTVYAHLSSINVKKGEAVQKGDKIGVMGNTGNSTGVHLHFEIIKNGKHQNPLSYLN